The proteins below are encoded in one region of Nakamurella flava:
- a CDS encoding RIO1 family regulatory kinase/ATPase, with protein MDRPDPEGVSDPDTEEPTSRLAGAADPLLLAPLTSYDVATHGPEPAPDWLVTSLAARDVPLGGLKSGKEADVALLRRGVADGPDCLLAVKTYRSAEHRMFHRDSGYLQGRRVRRSRETRALARRSTFGRELLAGQWAAAEFAALTRSWELGVRVPYPVQLLGSEVMMQFVGTPDGAAAARLAAAGGGPEEMAALWDDLRGSLDRLAEAGYTHGDLSPYNVLVEPAGDGPRAVLIDLPQLVDVVANPQGRSFLDRDARTIAAFFTRRGVPVDPELLALRWWSLAQG; from the coding sequence GTGGACCGACCCGATCCCGAGGGCGTCTCCGACCCCGACACCGAGGAACCGACCAGTCGGCTGGCGGGTGCGGCGGATCCGCTCCTGCTGGCCCCGCTGACCAGCTACGACGTCGCCACCCACGGCCCCGAGCCGGCACCGGATTGGCTGGTCACCTCTTTGGCGGCCCGGGATGTCCCCCTCGGCGGGCTGAAGTCCGGCAAGGAGGCCGACGTCGCCCTGCTGCGTCGGGGCGTCGCGGACGGACCCGACTGCCTCCTGGCGGTCAAGACCTACCGGTCGGCCGAGCACCGCATGTTCCACCGCGACTCGGGCTACCTGCAGGGGCGGCGGGTCCGGCGGTCCCGGGAGACCCGGGCCCTGGCGCGGCGCAGCACGTTCGGTCGGGAACTGCTGGCCGGGCAGTGGGCGGCGGCCGAGTTCGCCGCACTGACCCGGTCGTGGGAGCTCGGCGTCCGGGTGCCCTACCCGGTGCAGCTGCTCGGGTCCGAGGTGATGATGCAGTTCGTCGGCACCCCGGACGGGGCGGCGGCGGCGCGACTGGCCGCCGCCGGCGGCGGTCCCGAGGAGATGGCCGCCCTGTGGGACGACCTGCGGGGCAGCCTCGATCGTCTGGCCGAGGCCGGCTACACGCACGGCGACCTGTCGCCCTACAACGTCCTGGTCGAGCCGGCCGGCGACGGACCGCGGGCCGTGCTGATCGATCTGCCGCAACTGGTCGACGTGGTCGCCAACCCGCAGGGCCGGTCGTTCCTCGATCGCGACGCGCGCACCATCGCCGCCTTCTTCACCCGACGCGGGGTGCCGGTCGACCCGGAGCTGCTGGCCCTGCGGTGGTGGTCCCTCGCCCAGGGGTGA
- a CDS encoding threonine/serine ThrE exporter family protein → MEIPRRAWRAIGGSGPPTVPIAMRPLRSEMDETAVNAAVGLALRIGELMLAVGAPAADVIATVQRVADALRLFDCHVDVTYTSITVSYDRLGAVPLTAVRVVRVSQADYTRLQGVTAVAQAVVDERLDIEEAHRRLDAVTSAPATYRRSIYALGWAGVAGCFAFLLGGGWWEALLAAVTTAAVEQMLRILNRWLLPPFFQQAAGAALATGVAVLLVALDVNVRSSLVVAAGIVVLLAGLSLVSATQDAIDGFPVTAGGRAFEVVTLTTGIVVGIAGVLDLARRSQVPLEVVSTVAAPVPVPVALTASAGIAGFWAVVSHARPRAVGLAAVAGALAWTVFSLTGLLGAGPVLASGAAAVVLGFAAEALTRPLRLPPQLLVVCGIIPLLPGLAVYGGLFTVVVNNDINGGLTALVGALAVGLALAAGVTLGEYLGRPLNGRRDRYDKRVRRSRFLRRSRTADQR, encoded by the coding sequence ATGGAGATCCCGCGGCGGGCGTGGCGCGCGATCGGTGGGAGCGGACCGCCGACGGTGCCGATCGCGATGCGCCCCCTGCGCAGCGAGATGGACGAGACCGCCGTCAACGCGGCCGTCGGCCTGGCGCTGCGGATCGGGGAACTGATGCTGGCCGTCGGGGCCCCGGCGGCCGACGTCATCGCGACGGTGCAGCGGGTCGCGGACGCGCTGCGCCTTTTCGACTGCCACGTCGACGTCACCTACACATCCATCACCGTGAGCTACGACCGGCTGGGCGCGGTCCCGCTGACCGCGGTGCGCGTCGTCCGCGTCAGCCAGGCCGACTACACCCGATTGCAGGGCGTCACCGCGGTCGCCCAGGCCGTCGTCGACGAGCGTCTGGACATCGAGGAGGCGCACCGGCGGCTCGATGCGGTGACCTCGGCCCCGGCGACCTACCGCCGCAGCATCTACGCGCTCGGCTGGGCCGGGGTGGCCGGCTGTTTCGCGTTCCTGCTCGGCGGCGGCTGGTGGGAGGCGCTGCTGGCCGCAGTGACCACCGCGGCGGTCGAGCAGATGCTGCGCATCCTCAACCGTTGGCTGCTGCCGCCGTTCTTCCAGCAGGCCGCCGGGGCGGCCCTGGCCACCGGGGTCGCCGTCCTGCTGGTCGCCCTCGACGTGAACGTCCGCAGTTCGCTGGTCGTCGCGGCCGGGATCGTCGTCCTGCTGGCCGGATTGTCGCTGGTCAGCGCCACCCAGGACGCCATCGACGGGTTCCCGGTCACGGCCGGTGGCCGGGCGTTCGAGGTGGTCACCCTGACCACCGGGATCGTCGTGGGCATCGCCGGCGTCCTGGACCTGGCCCGCCGCTCACAGGTGCCGCTGGAGGTCGTCAGCACCGTCGCCGCCCCGGTCCCGGTGCCGGTGGCGTTGACCGCTTCGGCCGGGATCGCCGGCTTCTGGGCGGTCGTGTCGCACGCCCGGCCGCGGGCCGTCGGGCTGGCCGCGGTCGCCGGAGCGCTGGCCTGGACCGTCTTCTCGCTCACCGGGCTGCTGGGCGCCGGTCCGGTGCTGGCCAGTGGCGCGGCGGCCGTGGTCCTCGGATTCGCCGCCGAGGCCCTGACCCGCCCGCTGCGCCTACCGCCGCAACTGCTCGTCGTCTGCGGGATCATCCCGCTGCTGCCGGGTCTGGCGGTGTACGGCGGCCTGTTCACGGTGGTGGTCAACAACGACATCAACGGCGGACTGACCGCACTCGTCGGCGCGCTGGCGGTCGGTCTGGCCCTGGCCGCCGGCGTCACCCTGGGCGAGTACCTCGGCCGCCCGTTGAACGGCCGGCGGGACCGGTACGACAAGCGGGTCCGCCGGTCGCGTTTCCTGCGCCGTTCCCGCACGGCCGACCAGCGCTGA
- a CDS encoding mycothione reductase, giving the protein MSHFDLVIIGTGSGNTIVNRQFADWSVAIVESGPFGGTCLNVGCIPTKMYVYPSDVVTAAADADRLGVSLALEKVDWPGMRDRIFGRIDGNAAHAQAARESEVWPNVSVLTGTGRFVDDKRLAVTAPDGSVQEITADRFVIAAGGRPVIPDVPGLDEGSIGRNGIHTSDTVMRIDELPRRIVVVGGGYIAAEFAHVFSALGSTVIQLVRGDRLLRSHDDEVAAAYTEVAAGKYDLRRNTELCGVGPTADGNGVAVSVEGPYGEETIPADVVLLATGRQPNSDLLDVRATGVAVGDDGLVQVDDQQRTSVDGIWALGDICSPWQLKHVANHEAKVVRHNLLHPDEPIASDHRFVPAAVFTDPQIASVGLTEQDAIARGVTYAVGRRDYGDTAAGWAREDHTGFVKVLVDPETGLLLGAHAIGPEAATVIQPLIQAMSFGQTADQVARGQYWIHPALPEVVENALLEAARNSRRSARRA; this is encoded by the coding sequence ATGTCGCACTTCGACCTGGTGATCATCGGTACTGGTTCGGGCAACACGATCGTCAACCGGCAGTTCGCCGACTGGTCCGTCGCCATCGTCGAGTCGGGGCCCTTCGGCGGGACCTGCCTGAACGTGGGCTGCATCCCGACCAAGATGTACGTCTACCCGTCCGACGTCGTCACCGCCGCCGCGGACGCCGATCGGCTCGGGGTCTCCCTGGCCCTGGAGAAGGTGGACTGGCCGGGGATGCGGGACCGCATCTTCGGGCGCATCGACGGCAACGCCGCCCACGCTCAGGCCGCGCGGGAGAGCGAGGTCTGGCCCAACGTCTCGGTGCTCACCGGCACCGGCCGGTTCGTCGACGACAAGCGGCTGGCGGTCACCGCGCCGGACGGCAGCGTGCAGGAGATCACCGCGGACCGGTTCGTCATCGCCGCCGGGGGCCGGCCGGTCATCCCCGACGTGCCCGGTCTGGACGAGGGTTCCATCGGCCGCAACGGCATCCACACCTCCGACACGGTGATGCGCATCGACGAGCTCCCCCGCCGCATCGTGGTGGTCGGCGGCGGCTACATCGCCGCCGAGTTCGCCCACGTGTTCTCCGCCCTGGGCAGCACCGTCATTCAGCTCGTCCGCGGGGACCGCCTCCTGCGCTCGCACGACGACGAGGTGGCCGCCGCCTACACCGAGGTGGCCGCGGGCAAGTACGACCTGCGCCGCAACACCGAACTCTGCGGGGTCGGCCCCACTGCGGACGGCAACGGGGTCGCCGTCAGCGTCGAGGGGCCGTACGGCGAGGAGACCATCCCGGCCGATGTCGTCCTGCTGGCTACCGGACGGCAGCCCAACTCCGACCTGTTGGACGTCCGGGCCACCGGCGTGGCCGTGGGCGACGACGGGCTGGTGCAGGTCGATGATCAGCAGCGCACCAGCGTTGACGGGATCTGGGCGCTCGGCGACATCTGCTCCCCCTGGCAGCTCAAGCACGTGGCCAACCACGAGGCGAAGGTGGTGCGGCACAACCTGTTGCATCCGGACGAGCCGATCGCCAGCGATCACCGGTTCGTGCCGGCCGCCGTGTTCACCGACCCGCAGATCGCTTCCGTGGGGCTGACGGAGCAGGACGCCATCGCCCGCGGCGTGACCTACGCGGTGGGCCGGCGGGACTACGGCGACACCGCCGCCGGCTGGGCCCGTGAGGATCACACCGGCTTCGTCAAGGTGCTGGTGGACCCGGAGACCGGGCTGCTGCTCGGCGCGCACGCCATCGGGCCCGAGGCGGCCACCGTCATCCAGCCGCTCATCCAGGCCATGTCGTTCGGGCAGACCGCCGATCAGGTCGCGCGGGGGCAGTACTGGATCCACCCGGCGTTGCCCGAGGTCGTCGAGAACGCCCTGCTGGAGGCCGCCCGCAACAGCCGCCGATCGGCACGCCGGGCCTAG